The Hymenobacter monticola genomic interval GGTGATGACTTCCACGTTAGAGCCCACGCCGGCCTGGAACTTGATGCGGGCCACACGGGCCACGTCGGCGGCCAGGGCCATGTTGCCCTGCTGGCTGTCGAGCACGTCGAGGGCGTTGATGAGGGTGGTGCGGCTCTGGGCGTCCTGCAGGTCGATGCTCTGCTTCAGCGTTTCCATGTTCTTTTCAATGGTCTGCTGCTGAATCCGGCCTTGCTGCACCTGGTACTTGCGCCGGAAGCCGTCGAAGACCGGGATGTTCAGGGCCAAGCCCACGTTGCCGAAGCCGAACCAGTTCTGGTTAGGGTAGCCGTTGCTGTTGCGCGAGTCGGGGCCGCGGAAGCCAAACAGGTCGCTGGCGGTTTTGCCCGAGCCGCTCAGGCCATAAGCTGCCGTGAGGCGCAGGGTGGGGTAGGCCCCGGCGCGGCGGTTGGCCAGGTCGAGGCCGGCCAGCGCCTGCTGCGTTTCCAGGGTTGAAAACTCAATGCGGTTGTTGTAGTTGAAGGCCGCCTGGGCCTGGGAAGGCTGGCCGGTGTTGGTGGCCGTGGGCTGGTTGGCAAGGGGTGCCCCGGTAGCAGGGGCCGTGGGCGTAGGCAGCTGGCCCAGGCCGTCAACTCCGCCCCCGGAATTGAAATTGGCCGTTCCCAGGCTGCGGCGCAGGGCCCCGGCATCCAGCACGGCCGCGCCGAGCGAATCGGTGAGCTGCACCGCTTGCTGCTGCGGCAGGCCCATCTGAAACTTCAGCAGCGCCAGGCTCACCTCCGTCAGGCGCTGGGCTTTCTGCTGCTCCACCACCAAGTTGGTGCGCTGCACCCGCAGGCGGTCCACATCGAGCTTCTCGGCAAAACCGGCTTTAAACGTCTTATCGGTTTGGTAGAGGAGCGTATCCAGGCGCTGCACGTTGCGGGCCAGCAGCTTGAGCCGCGCCCGGGCCACCAGCGTGCTGTAATAGGCCTTGCTGACCTGCTCTGCCACTTCGATTTCGGCTTGCTGGGTTTGCTTCTTGGAGAGCTCCTCGTACACCTTGGCCGCTTTCAGGCCCACCAGGTAGGAGCCGTCGAACAGCATCTGCGACACCGAGGCCGAAGTGTTGCCGGCGTACTGCAGGCCAAAGGCAAAGGCCTGCGGCGGTACCGGCGTAGAAGGCAGCGCGACCGTGCCCAGGTTCACCGTCTGACCACCCTGGGCCGCCGCGATGTCGCTGGGCGTAAGGGTAGTGGCCGAGCCGCCGCCGCCCAGAGCTGAGAAATCGACCAAGCTTTTTTGCAGCTTGAAGTTGTCGGCTACGTTGGCGGCAATGTTCACCTGGGGCAGTCCCTGGCTCTTGGTTTCACCGACTTTGGCGTGGGCGGTTTGCTCGGCCAGCCGCGTAGCCAGCAGGCTGGGTTTGTTCTGCACGGCGTAGCGCACGGCCTGGGGCAGGCTCAGGGCCATGGGGCCGGAACTGGGCTGGACCGGCAGCTCTGGGCGCTTGGTTTGGGCCTGGGCCTGGGCCAGCGGGCCCGTCGCGAGGCTGCCGAGCAGCAGCGCCGTCATTACTCTGTTCACTTTCATGAAGAAAACTTGCTTAACTAGTAGGCTGGGTTGAAGGAGCACGGGCGCTTAGCGCGCCATTTCCGGCTGGTGCCGATACTCGGCGAAAAGCTGCTGCCCGTGCGGGGTGGCGATGCCGAGCAGAAAATGCTCGTCGAGGGTTTGGTGGATGCGCGTGGTCGTGAACTGTTCCGGCGGGTACAGCTCGGGGTCGAAGACCAGCTCGGCCTGCCCCAGGTGGAGACGGGCCAGCACGCCCACGTCCAGATTGGCCCGGAATACGCCCTCGGCGATGCCGCGCCGCAGGTTATGGATTATCTGGGCCAGGATGAAGGTGTACTGGTGCTCGCGAAACAGGGCCCAGGTCACGGGGTGGAACTTGCGCAGGTCGTGGATAATACTGGGGTGCACCTCGCTGAACTGCGAATCGGCCCAGCGCGAGAGCAGCACCATCTTCTGCACGGCATTGGCGGCCCGCTCGCCGATGCGCACGCAGTCGCCCTGCACCTTGTGCAGGTGGCTGGTCATGGCGGCCTGCACGATTTCGTCCTTGTTGGCGAAAGCCTTGTAGAGCGTTTTCTTCGACATGGACAGCGCGGCCGCGATGTCGTCCATGCTCACGCCCTTGATGCCGTTGCGCAGAAACAAAACCTCCGCCTGCTGCAGGATTCGCGCTTTCACATCCATGGTTGCGGTGGTCAAAGCCACGCCGATACTTAAAACGTGTTTTAAGTTTCCGAACGGCTTAACTGACTGGCGTTGAGTGGTCACTTGAGAAGCGACGGGCGGCGGGCTGAGGAAATGCCGCTCCGTGATTGCAGTGACAAAACAACGGGCCGCCCCACCGCGAGGCCAGCCAAATCGGGCGAACGTGCCAAAGTCGGTTGTGAACAAACCAAGACGGGCCGTGGCCAAACCGCTCGTGGCCGCTGATTTAAGTCAATGCCCTGCGCCGGGGCCTTGCGGGCGCGGGCGCCAACAGCATATAGCGGCGGCGAGCTGACGATAAAGCCCAGCAGGCCAGGGCCTTTTTTGGGTATGCTCAACCGCGATTTTGGCACGTTCGCCACGATTTCCCTTGGTTCTTCGACCGGAGTACCGCTGGTTTGCAGCGCTTTCCCAGCGGCCGCCGGCTCCCGAGCTGGTCTGCCGGCCCGGCTTTTCCCGTGATGCCCGCCGGGCGGCTATCCGCGGCTGAAACTGGGTACTTCAACTCCTACCCGTTTGCTAAATCAGGCGATGCTCAACCCGACCGTTCCCACCAACCGGCTACAAACCGCGCTTCGCCTGTTGCTTGGCAGCCTCATGGTGCTGGCCGGGGTGGCGCACCTCACCTTTGCCCGCCCCGATTTTCAGGCGCAGGTGCCCACCTGGCTGCCGCTGAATCGTGATTTTGTGGTCCTCGCTTCGGGGCTCGTCGAGGTGGGGCTGGGCCTGGCCATGCTCTTCTGGCGGAGCCGCCGGGTGTACGTGGGCCTGGCGCTGGCCCTGTTCTACGTGTTGATTTTTCCGGGCAATATCTCGCAGTACGTCAACCACATCAACTCGCTCGGTATGAACAGCGACGGCGAGCGGTTCCAGCGTCTGTTCTTCCAGCCCGTGCTGATACTCTGGGCACTGTGGAGCACCGGCTTCTGGCGGGCGTGGCGGTAGCGCCCTGGTTTTTCTTTTTCACCCCACCCCTGGCAGTAGGGTACTACTGCCCCAACCCCTTATGCAGTTGCAAGATAAAGTTGCCGTTATTACGGGCGGTGCCGATGGCATCGGCGCCGGCCTCACCCGGGCCTTCGTGCAGGAGGGCGCGAAAGTACTGTTCGTAGACGTGCAGGAAGACAAAGGCCTGGCCCTGGAAAAAGAGCTGGGCAGCGCGGCCAAATTCCTGAAGAAAGACCTGCGCAGCCCCGGCATGGAGCAGCGCATTCAGGAGGCCGCCAGGGAGGCGTTCGGCGTTACGCTCGACGTGCTGGTGAACAACGCCCAGGCCTCGAAGCCGCAACTGCTGCTGGACGTGGACCAGCCGGCCCTGGACCTGGCCTTTGAAACCGGCCTGTGGGCTACCTGGAAGCTAATGCGGATTTTTTACAACCAACTGGCCGCCTCGAAGGGCTCCATCATCAACTTCGCCTCGGGCGCGGGCATCCTGGGCATGCCCACCCAGGGCGTGTACGGCATGAACAAAGAAGCTATCCGGGGGCTGTCGCGCACGGCAGCCAATGAGTGGGGCCCGGTAGGCATCCGCGTGAACGTGGTGGCCCCGGCCGCCGCCACGGCGGGCTTTCAGTGGTGGCAGGAAACTTACCCCGACCAGGCCAAGGAGATGATTTCTAAGGTGCCGCTGCAGCGCGTGGGCGACGTACTGACCGACGTGGCCCCCATTGTGGTGTTCCTGGCCAGCAGCGCCTCGCAGTACATGACCGGCCAGACGCTGATGGCCGACGGCGGCAGCATCCAGCTCCGCTAGCTGGTGCCCGCCAACCGGCGTAGAGTCGGCGGGTGTTACCGTAGAAAGCAAGGTCGTCTCCAGTGCACTGGGGATGACCTTGCTTTTTAGGGCTTTAGGGGGGCGGACAAGAAACGATGCGAAATGCCAGTAGGCTACGCTTCAACTTAGCGCGTGTGTGCGCCCTCAACCGCTTTAGCAGTGAGTGCAGCGAGAAATTACTTTAGCACACGGCCACGCTGGAGTAAGCGAATTGAATGTTTGGAATTTAGGACGGCATCAAATACAACAGTTCCGATAACCAGCTTCTTTTATAACGTGGGCCGCAGACCATCAAAATCAGCGCCACTTGGAAAACTCATAATTGAACCAAAACCACAAGCACCAGAGCTGCGGAATACCGGTCCACTGCTGACAAAGTTGTGGCTGTGATGAAAAAGGCTTGGGTCTGGAACGCTCAGTTGCTAAAAATTTGCCGCTGCGATAATAGTAACAGTGGAACCGGTGCATAATCATATCTCTTTTAAGTAGTTAAGAGAACTTGCTTAATGTAATCCACTTCGGGCCGCAGCTTTTCTATGGCCTCAGTAAGCATTCTATTACCTCTTTCAAGGCCTGTAATTGCATCCTCTGAAGAGTGTAAAATACGACCCATTAAAATATTATTCCTTCGACCAATATTAAAAATGGCATCCACTCTGCTATCGTGCCTGAAGTCATCCAATAATTCTTTCATGAAGGGTCGTAGAAAGACAGCATGGTGCCAGGTAAGGCCGGTGGCACCTGGAATTCTCTCTACTAAATAGACATAGAAATAGCGCAACTCATCTAGATAAAGAGCCAGCGGGTCTATCCGAAGTGCTCCATTTTTTCTGGATTGTTCAATTATATCAGAATTTATATTTCTAATTGCCTCTATATTTTCCCTGTATTCTTTTCCTATTTTGTGGTACAACTTGATATGCGATTTGTATGCTAATCGATAATCAACCATGCTGAATTTGATGAAGTCAAGTTGCTTATATATTCTAGCTACGCGGGCACGGTTATCAGCAGTGTCTAATGCTTTCCGAATCAGTGAGAAAAAGATATCATCATTTCGAATGGAAAATAGCCGTTCTAATGTACCAGAGGCACGAATACTTAATGGATGGGGTGATGTAGGATTCCGCTTAATTTCTTTTGCTGTATCAACATAATCGTGGGTCTGCTTTTCAACATAGCCTATTAAATCGTCTAATAACCAAGTGAAATGGTTTAGATTTTTCTCGGCCAGTTTGTTCTGTCGGTCATGCTCTTCTTTAAAATTATTGAGTATACTCTGCTCATGGGTTCTTCGATTCTCTTCGGTCTGTCTCTTAAAGACAGATAATGAAGCCCATGCTCCAACCCCAGCTCCTGCTAGAGGAATGATGAAGTCCTTGAGCAGCGGATATAAATAGTCATGCGCAAATTCTTTGATTTGAGTCCAGCAGTTCATGAGGAGTAGAGTTGAGGGGGAAACTAACGAAAAGTAACTGATTCCCTGTTATCTCTCTTAGCCACGCCAGTGGCAAACCTTTGTTGATATTTGATACATTAAATAGTATTCGCTATGAGCCTCGCCGCGTACTTACTTCCAGAACGGCTTGGTTTTCAGCAAACCGGCCGGCCAGTGGTGCTCGTGTTGGAGCAACCGGTGCCCGGCTACGCAAGTTGCCTGTGGCCCACCCCAGTACACCAAGGCCTGCGGAGCTGCGAGCCGCAGGCCCTGGCCTTCGGCAGCCTTCAGGTATTGAGTGGCCGACAAGGTGTCGGCAACGACGAAGTGCAGGGGCAGGGAGCCATCGACATCCGCGAAGCAGTCATCGGCGTGGCGCGCGTGGACGACGCTGGCCACGGGCACTTGCTTCGGCAAATGCCGGCGCAGCTCATAGAAGTGGGCCAAGCACGAGACATCGCCTAGCAGCGCGTAGGCCGGGGCTGTAGCATCGAGCAGAAATTTACCACCTGGCCCGTAAAAATGTACTACGTCGCCGGGTCGGCATTGGGCGGCCCACCGGGCACCCGGTCCGTCGGAAAACGTGCAGACCGCGAGCTCAAGCCGGCCGGCGGCCGCGTCGTAGCCCCAAATCGAGTAGGTTCGCTTGCGAAGGCTGGCCGCGTCGGTGCGGGCACCAAGGTCAAAGAAGACGTTGAGCGTTTGCCCGGGCACATAAGACCAGCCAACCAACGAGGCGCCGCTCAGGCTCACCCGGTAGGTGCAGGCCGCAATCTGCTGCACCCCTACGATGGTGGCCGTCTGCGTTACCTGGCGGGCCAAGGCGTTGAATAGCTTCATAAAAATCACCGGGGTTTCTTCCCCGATAGGACGCTTTGGACTGCCATTTACTGGATGGTAACGGGCCAAATATTCTCCTTGTCAGGAAAATCTGCTGTTGTCCAACGGGTTGGAGCGAGCGGGCCTATTAGCTCAACGCATCCGAATGAAGTGGAGCCCGGCTCTGCCCATCGCCTGCCGACGACCGGCCACCCCCGCGGGCAGCGCAGGCGGCCCTGGCGGCAGATGGCGCCACGAGCTGGCGCGGGCAGCTTAAGCGGCCATCTCGGGATGGTGTGCGGGCAAGTGACTGCCGATGTAACGCACGCAGTCGCCCACGGTGTGCAGGGGCACTTCGTCGGGGATACCTAACTGAAAGCAGCGCTCCAGCTCCAGAATGATGTCCACTAGGTCAACCGTATCAAAGCCCAATTCCTGGCTCAGGTCGGTGTTCAGGCGCAGCCGCCGGAGCCGGATGCCTTTGCGGGCGTGAATAATGTGGCGCACCTGCCGGGCAAGGGCAGCCTGGGTATCAGCGGGGCGAATAGGATGGGCAACCATAGCAATTGAATAAAAGAGAGAGGAAAAATTGAGTGACGTAAACCACCAGCCCGGCCCGCGCCGGCGGCGCGCTTTACAGCAGCAGCCGCGCCAGCCCGAAATCAGCCAGCAGAATGGCAATAATGGACTGCGTGACGGCCGCCGTGCTGCTGGCCCCCACCGCCAGGGCGCCGCCCCGGGTAGAAAAGCCGCGGAAAGCCGAGATGGCCGCAATCAGAAAGGCAAATACCACGGCCTTGATGAGCGCAACGGCCATTTCATAGGGCACGAAATGGTAGCGCAGGCCCTCGATGTAATCGTGCGCCGAGAGCTGGCCCGAAACCGTGCCCGCCAGGTAGCCGCCCAGCAAGGCCAGCCCCAGGGCCAGGCTCACCAGGAGCGGAAACCCAACTACGGCCGCCAGAATGCGGGGGAGCACCAGGTAGCTCGTGGGGTTGATGCTCATCATTTCCAGCGCGTCAATCTGCTCGGTGATGCGCATCGTGCCCAGGCTGCCGGCGATGTTGCTGCCAACTTTGCCAGCCAGCACGATGCTCGTGACGGTGGGGGCCAGCTCCAACAGGGTCATCTCCCGCACGATGAAGCCGATGGTGGACTTGGGAAGAAAGGGAATGTTCAGGTTGTAGCTTACCTGCAGGCAGGTGACGGCCCCGATAAAAAGGGCGACGAGGCCGACGATAAAGGCCGATTCGACGCCCATGAGCACGATTTCTTCCAGGGTGCGGTGCCAGAGCACGCGCACCCGTTCCGGCCGCACCACCATATTGCCCAGAAAAAGCAGAAAGTCCCGCAAGGTGCGCAACACAGGTAGGAAAAGAAGAAAAGAGAAACGGATGGAGGGGCGTTGCGGCATCGGTCCAGCAGGTTTAGCGGCCAATTCAGCGCGCCGCGGCGACAGCCCCTGGCTAACCCGTCAAAAAGCCGATAAAAGGGGGCCACAGAACGGACAGGGCCGCCAGTAGCACCAGGGCAGCGAAACACAGCCCGCCCATCAAATCAGCCCCGGGGCTGCTGAGCGGGTGGCCGGCGCGGAATCGCTGGCCCGGCAGATAAGTCTTCTTGCGGATGCTTTCGGGCAACACGGGCTGACCACGTAAAAACAGTTGTTTGCGCGGGACGGCCAACCGGCTGGCAGTCCTGCACTACAAAGGAAATTAGCCCGTAAGCCCCGGAATGAAACAACTTAGGCGAACGCGCCAAAA includes:
- a CDS encoding acyl carrier protein, whose translation is MVAHPIRPADTQAALARQVRHIIHARKGIRLRRLRLNTDLSQELGFDTVDLVDIILELERCFQLGIPDEVPLHTVGDCVRYIGSHLPAHHPEMAA
- a CDS encoding siderophore-interacting protein; amino-acid sequence: MKLFNALARQVTQTATIVGVQQIAACTYRVSLSGASLVGWSYVPGQTLNVFFDLGARTDAASLRKRTYSIWGYDAAAGRLELAVCTFSDGPGARWAAQCRPGDVVHFYGPGGKFLLDATAPAYALLGDVSCLAHFYELRRHLPKQVPVASVVHARHADDCFADVDGSLPLHFVVADTLSATQYLKAAEGQGLRLAAPQALVYWGGPQATCVAGHRLLQHEHHWPAGLLKTKPFWK
- a CDS encoding TolC family protein, producing the protein MKVNRVMTALLLGSLATGPLAQAQAQTKRPELPVQPSSGPMALSLPQAVRYAVQNKPSLLATRLAEQTAHAKVGETKSQGLPQVNIAANVADNFKLQKSLVDFSALGGGGSATTLTPSDIAAAQGGQTVNLGTVALPSTPVPPQAFAFGLQYAGNTSASVSQMLFDGSYLVGLKAAKVYEELSKKQTQQAEIEVAEQVSKAYYSTLVARARLKLLARNVQRLDTLLYQTDKTFKAGFAEKLDVDRLRVQRTNLVVEQQKAQRLTEVSLALLKFQMGLPQQQAVQLTDSLGAAVLDAGALRRSLGTANFNSGGGVDGLGQLPTPTAPATGAPLANQPTATNTGQPSQAQAAFNYNNRIEFSTLETQQALAGLDLANRRAGAYPTLRLTAAYGLSGSGKTASDLFGFRGPDSRNSNGYPNQNWFGFGNVGLALNIPVFDGFRRKYQVQQGRIQQQTIEKNMETLKQSIDLQDAQSRTTLINALDVLDSQQGNMALAADVARVARIKFQAGVGSNVEVITAERDLREAQTNYYGALYDALVAKVDRDKATGELYQQAK
- a CDS encoding TetR/AcrR family transcriptional regulator; the protein is MDVKARILQQAEVLFLRNGIKGVSMDDIAAALSMSKKTLYKAFANKDEIVQAAMTSHLHKVQGDCVRIGERAANAVQKMVLLSRWADSQFSEVHPSIIHDLRKFHPVTWALFREHQYTFILAQIIHNLRRGIAEGVFRANLDVGVLARLHLGQAELVFDPELYPPEQFTTTRIHQTLDEHFLLGIATPHGQQLFAEYRHQPEMAR
- a CDS encoding SDR family NAD(P)-dependent oxidoreductase — protein: MQLQDKVAVITGGADGIGAGLTRAFVQEGAKVLFVDVQEDKGLALEKELGSAAKFLKKDLRSPGMEQRIQEAAREAFGVTLDVLVNNAQASKPQLLLDVDQPALDLAFETGLWATWKLMRIFYNQLAASKGSIINFASGAGILGMPTQGVYGMNKEAIRGLSRTAANEWGPVGIRVNVVAPAAATAGFQWWQETYPDQAKEMISKVPLQRVGDVLTDVAPIVVFLASSASQYMTGQTLMADGGSIQLR
- a CDS encoding DoxX family protein, which encodes MLNPTVPTNRLQTALRLLLGSLMVLAGVAHLTFARPDFQAQVPTWLPLNRDFVVLASGLVEVGLGLAMLFWRSRRVYVGLALALFYVLIFPGNISQYVNHINSLGMNSDGERFQRLFFQPVLILWALWSTGFWRAWR
- a CDS encoding MlaE family ABC transporter permease, producing MRTLRDFLLFLGNMVVRPERVRVLWHRTLEEIVLMGVESAFIVGLVALFIGAVTCLQVSYNLNIPFLPKSTIGFIVREMTLLELAPTVTSIVLAGKVGSNIAGSLGTMRITEQIDALEMMSINPTSYLVLPRILAAVVGFPLLVSLALGLALLGGYLAGTVSGQLSAHDYIEGLRYHFVPYEMAVALIKAVVFAFLIAAISAFRGFSTRGGALAVGASSTAAVTQSIIAILLADFGLARLLL